CGCCGTACGAAAGATTTAATTGATAATATTAACTCCAGTGCAGCTATTACAAAATCCCATTACAAACGCACTTACAAAGTAATGCTTATTGTAATTTCTAAATCTGGTGGAACACTCGATACTATGTCTAACTTCATGGTAATCTATGATGCTTTGAAGAAAAATCCTGATATCGAAGTTGAAATCGTTGCAGTAACAGACCCTAATACAGAAAAACCTACATTATTAAAACAGATGGCTATGGACCACAATTGGCCACAATTTTCTGTACCAGACGGAGTAGGCGGACGTTTCACTGTATTCACTGATGTTGGTCTTTCTACAGCAGCTTGCATTGGTTTCGATATTGATGAATTCCTCCATGGTGCAAGAGATATGGATGAAGCTTGCAAAAATGAAAATGTTTGGGAAAATCCAGCAATGCTCAATGCAGCACTCAAATACATTGCTTCCGAAAAATATGGTCGCAATATCGAAGTTATGATGCCGTATGGTGATTATTATGAATCCTTATCTATGTGGTACATCCAACTTTTAGCTGAATCTTTAGGAAAACAGTTCAATAAAGAAGGCAAAGAAGTTTGCTATGGACGTACTCCAGTCGTAGCACTCGGTACTCGCGATATGCACTCTCAGACTCAGCAACATCAAGAAGGTAGATTGGATAAAGTTGTTCAGTTTATCCGCATTGAAAACTGGGATAATGATTTAGTAATTCCTAACGTATTCCCAGAAGCTAAAAAACTTGCTGATATCTCTGGTGTAACTATGGGTGATGCACTTGAAGTTGCTCGTCAGTCTAATGCTGATGCTCTTGCTTCTAACAAACGCTTTAATGCATTATTCAGCTTACCAAAAATGAATGCTTATTATTTAGGTCAACTTCTTTATATGCTCGCAATGTCCGTTGCATATGAAGGCGAATTTGCCGATGTAGATGCTTTTGACCAGCCAGGTGTTGAAGCTTACAAACGCATCATGGGACCTAAATTACAAGAATTAAAAGCTAGCAAACAAGCTAAATAATTAAAATTGTATATAGTTAAAGAGGATACGAAAAGTATCCTCTTTTTCCATTTATGGAGGTTTTTATTATAGTTAAATTTAAAGAAAAGTTGAAATTAATATACAATACAATAGGTAAAAAAAGATTATCCTCATATATTATTTTAAGTGTATTCTTTTTTGTTATGGTATATTTACTATTTTTAAAAGATACTGGTGAAGTAAAAGTATTAGATGAAGCAAGTATAAATACGCAAGATACCGTTCAAGAAAGTAAAGTATTATATACGGTAAACAATGATTTTACAGAGCTAAAAAATCCATTTAGCTTCGAACACGAAAAAGAAAAAGATACAGTACTAGTTGTGAAAGAAGAAGAAAAGCCAAATATAAAAAATCAAGTTTCAAATAAGGTAGTGAATACGCAAGAAAAAAAGTCAGTAAATTCAAAGAAAGAAGAGAAAAAGACAAAATCAGTAAAAAATAAATATGAGTTAGAAGCTATTTTTGATATCAATCAGCAAAAAACAGCACTATTGAAAATAGATGGGAAAGATATGAGAGTAAAAACAGGCGATAAAGTAAATGATATGGTAGTTACTGAAATAAATAAAAATAGCATAGTATTGCAGACAACAGAGGGAATGTCTATAAACTGCCCGCTTAATAGTTTTTAGTGAAGAAATCGAGGTAAAAGTGAGATTTATATATGTAATGATTTTATGGGCTGTCTTGAATATAGGCAGTATAGCAAATGCAAATTCTATAGATGTAACGGGTGCAGATATCAGGCAGGTTTTAACAGCGATTGCTTCAAGCGGTAATTTAAACTTAGTTTTAGATGATACAGTAAAAGGTGATGTAGCAGTTAAACTTTCAGATTTATCACCACAGGAAATGATACGCATAATTGCACAGAGCAACAATTATACATATGATATGAATGATGGCGTTATTTATATAAGTAAGGATAATAAACAAAAGACTTTGCAAAGTATAAAGATAAATTATTTAGAATTAGATAAAGCAGCTAAAATGGTAAATCTATTGATTAATAAGGGACAGGCTACAAAAGTAAATAATGAAAATAAAGAAGAATATAATAATGTAGTCATAGATAGAAATGAAAATACCTTAATATTTTATGCTACAAATGAAGAATACAATAAAATTTTAAACTTTATACAGCAAAATGATAAAGCACCGCGACAAGTTTCATTGGAAGCAAAGGTTACTGCTGTACAAAAAGATGCAGCTAAGGATTTGGGCATAACATGGGAATGGTCAAAGCTGCCGCAATCTCCATCGCATGATATAACGTATGAAACGATAACGCATACAACGCAAAATGATGATGGAAGTTATAGTCAAACGACGGATTATTTGCCTGTTGATGAAGTGCAGCGCAGTTGGAATGGTTCAGATATAGTGCCAGGTGTAATTCGTTTTGGCAAAGGAGTAGATGGTTATCCATATGAATTTTATTATGAAGCAAAACTAAGTGCTTTAATAAGTGAAGGAAAAGCCAATATTTTAGCACGACCGAATATCACCACTATACAGGGCAATGAAGCGGTGATAAATATTGGCAGTGAAGTGCCTGTGCCAACTGTTGCCACGACAAACGCTACAACGACTACATCTATTGAATACCGCGAAGCTGGCATAATTTTAAAATGTACACCGCGCGTCAATGAAGATGGCATCATAACAGTAAAAGTGCATACAGAAGTGAGCTCGCCTTTATATGTAGAAGATATGAAGGCATATCGTTTTCAGAAGCGTTCAGCTGATACTACCGTGCGGTTAAAAGATGGCGAGACAATGGTAATCGGTGGCTTAATCGGCAAAGATGAAGCAAAACAGATGAGTAAAGTTCCATTTCTTGGGGATATACCGATACTGGGAAATTTATTTAAACATATTCAAAATTCTAAAACAGATTCAGAAATCATGATATTTTTAACGGCAAAAGAAGTAAAATGATAATTGATTATATTAAAATAGAGCATATATCTTGTATCATCGTAAAAAGTAGTAGATTTTCCTAAAAATAACAAATAATTAAGAGAAAGTAAAAAAACATATAGTAAAATGTGAAATCCTTAGTATAATAAAACAGTATACTAAGGATTTTTTTAAGAGGACGTGTAATTGATTTTAATAGATAGATTTAAATTAAGTTTGAAAAAAATATATAATGGTTTTAAAGATATAATATCAAGCCCTGCGAAAGTAATAAATTTATGTTGGCAAAAAATATTTAAGGTAATAGAGCAAGAATTTTTCTTTATTAGTTTAATGATGATATTTAATTTTATGCCATATTTATATTTATTTTGTTTGTATAATCAATATGAAAACGCAATAGGTGGCTTATTTAAACCTTTTAGCGTGATTATTTTCATGGGATTAATTATAAATTCTTTACATGGTAGGTTAAAAAAATACTTGAAGTATTTTATTTTAAGTATAAGTATGATTTTATCTTTGATGGAATTATTTATAATTAGCAAATATTATACTTTCACTACAGCAGGGATAATAAGTGTAATCATTGGTACAAATCTTCATGAAACGATAGAATTTATTACTATGTATTTTTCTTGGAGTTATTTGATTTTTATAATTGCTTTAGCTTTATGTATATATGTATTAAATTATATAAGTAAAAAAGTAAAATTAAATAATAAATTAGTTATATTGTTTTTACCTTATTTTTGTTTATATAGTTTATTTTATGCAATCATACCTGGGAAAAATCTCACAGAATGTTTGACTTTTACAAGGCTTATAGCACCTGTAGAGCAAGCTGTGGAAGATGCGATAGCTTTTCGTGAAATTTATACAAATATGCAAAATAATGTGCAGATACTAGACAAAGGAAGAGATATACCAAATATTGTATTTATTTTAGGTGAATCAACGTCAAAAGGTCATATGAGTTTATATGGCTATCCATTAGAAACTACTCCAAAGATGGATAAGATGGCTCAAAATAATGAACTTTATGTTTTTAAAGATGTAATCAGTTCACATGCTTATACTATTGGTTCACTTCGCGAAGTATTTACTTTTCATAATTATGAAGCTACGAATAAATGGTATGAATGTAATAATTTATTCGATATCATGAAAAAAGCAGGTTATAAAACGTATTGGCTTTCTAATCAAGAAACTTCTGGTCAATGGGCAAATGTGGCACTGGCTTATGCTAATCGTTGTGATTATAAAAAATTTACAGGAATTAGACAATCATATGAGAAATCTTATCGTGCTGATGGTGAATTACTGCCTTTATTATATGAAGCTATGAATAATGATAGTGATAAAAATTTTTATGTATTGCATTTAATGGGTTGTCATGGCGAATATGAAAATAGATATACACCGGATTTTACGAAGTTTTCTGATGTAGATGAAACAAAAGGAATAGGAATAATAAAAACACAGGAAGCAAAAACGAAAAGAGCACAGTATGATAATGCTATTTTATATAATGATATGATTGTAACCCAAATTATGGAAGCTTTTAAAGATAAAGACGCTATAGTTATCTATATGCCAGACCACGGTGAAGAAGTATATGATTTGAAAAACTTCAATGGTCATAGTGATGATAATCCTACTAAATCTATGCTAGAAATACCATTTGTTATTTATACTACAGAGAAATTTAAGCAGAAATATCCTCTAGTAGATGCACAGATTAGAGCTTCTGTAGATAAAAAATATATGACAGATGATTTAATTCATACTATTTTAGATATTACAGGGATAAAAACACCAGAATTTCAGGAAACGCGAAGTATTATAAATCCATATTATAATCAAGAGCGAAAGAGAATTTTCTTAGATAAAGATTATGATAATTGGCAATGATTTCGAGGCGATTATGTATATAAGAAATTATCAAAAGAGTGATTTAAAAAGTATTATTTTTTTATTTAGAGAAACTGTGCATAGTGTAAACAGTAAAGATTATACACAAGAGCAGGTAAAAATATGGGCACCTGAAAAAATTGATGAAAAAAGTTGGCATTTGAGTTTATTAAGCCATTACACATTGGTGGCTATAGATAAAGAAAAGATAGTGGGCTTTGTCGATTTAGATAAAAATTATGTAGATAGATTATATGTAGCAAAAGATTATCAGCGACAAAAAATAGCAACTAGATTAATGGATAAAATAGAAAATCATGCTAAAAAACAAGGTCAAATATCTTTATATAGTCATGTATCTATAACTGCTAAAAAATTTTTTCTAGATAGAGGTTATATCGTAAATAAAGAGCAATATGTTGAAAAACAAAATATTTTATTTAAAAACTATGTAATGGAGAAATTTTTATAAAAATAAAACGCTTATATTACTAATTATTTGTAGTAATATAAGCGTTTCTTTTATCTCATATTAATGAATTGTAAATCGATGCCAAAGTCGCCAGCTTTTAATGTCTGGATAACGGCTTGCAAATCATCTTTTTTAGCGCCAGAAACTCTTACTTGGTCACCTTGCATTTGCGTATTTACTTTGAGTTTTGTTGCTTTTATAGCAGCGATAATCGCTTTAGCTTTTTCTTTGGAAATGCCTTGAACGATATTGATACTTTGTCTAACGGTGCCTTTAGCAGCATCTTCTATTTTGCCAGGTTCTAAGCAGCGAAGAGGGATACCTCTTTTTGCCATGCGAGCACGCAAGATATCGACGATAGCATTTAATTTATAATCGTCTTCAGCTGCGATTTTGATAGATTTTTCTTCAAGTTCAATGCTAGCTGTGCTACCACGAAAGTCATAACGCTGAGAAATTTCTTTTTCTGTTTGATTGACAGCATTACTCATTTCTTGCATATTTACTTGAGATACGATATCGAATGAACTATCTTTAGCCATGTATAATCAACTCCATTTATATTATAAATTATTAATAACGTTTAAAGAAACGAAAGATAAGCCAAGCCACGATACCTGCACCTAAAACGGTTAAGATTACAGGCAAAGCTACAAAGAAGAAAAAGCCTAAAATGGCAAGACCGCCAATAGCTATTAGTCCTTTTGTAAGCCAACTAGAAGTAGAATTACCGCCTAAGCGGATATAGCGAACTTTCATACCGTTTGGTCGATACGATTGGCGATAATTTGTATTAGTTTGATTTTGTCTATTTTGATAAGAATTTTCTTTGCGAAAATTATTTTCTTCTTCGATTGTTACACCGCTGTAATTATTAGCTTCACTGCTGGACATTGTTTGTACATTCTGCATACTTTGGCAATATGGGCAGTTACCATTATTATCCAATTCATGGTTACATTTAGGGCAATGCATAAAATACTCCTTTAGATAAAAAACAAAAAAATATATTCCAAGTTTAGTATATTAGTCAAAAAGTCAATTGTCAAGCGAATACTTTATTGCATGTTAAATTTTAATGTAGATTTAATTTATTTACATTAGATAACAATTTTTACAATTCCTTTACATATAAATATAAATGTAAATTTGAGCGTGATTTTTTATTTTAAATTTTACATAACTGTCATTGTAACTTTACATTGCTTCGCTATACTTAAACACAGAAATTAAACAAGAACTTAAATTAAATCTGGGGAGGATTTAAAATGAATTGGAAAAAGTTGGCGTCTCTTGGCGTCGTAGCAATGATGTCTTTAAGTATTTTAGGTTGTGGTAGCGATAGTGCATCAGACAAATCTGGTGGTGATAGCGCTTCTATTAGCGGTAGTGTAACAGGTTCTGGTTCTTCTGCATTATTACCACTTGCAAAAGATGCAGCTGACAAATTCAAAGAACTTCATCCAGAAGTTTCTATTACATTAAATGGTGGCGGTTCTGGTACAGGACTTAAACAAGTTGCTGATGGTTCCGTTGATATCGGTAACTCTGATGTAGCTGCTGATACTAAACTTGATAAAGCTGTAGCTGATGGCTTAGTTGACCATAAAGTATGCGTTGTAACTATGGCTCCAGTAATCAACAAAGATATTGCAGCTCAAGTAAAATCTTTAACAAAACAACAATTAACAGATATCTTCACTGCTAAAGTTACTAACTGGAAAGAAGTTGGCGGTCCAGATGAACCAATCGTTCTCGTAACTCGTCCTTCTACTTCTGGTACTCGTGCATTATTCAAAGAATTCGCTTTAGGCGGTGCTGAAGAAGCTTCTAATAAATCCTTAGAAACTGATGACTCTGGTACTCTTTTACAGAGCATTAAAGACAATAAAGGTGCAATCGGTTATGTAGCATTATCCTATCTCGTAAACAACAAAGATGTTGCTACTGTTGCTGTTGATGGTGTTGAACCTACTTTGGAAAATACTTACAATGGTACTTATCCAATCTGGGGTTATGAACATATGTATACTAAAGGTGAACCAACTGGTGCTGTAAAAGCTTTCCTCGATTTCATCATGTCTGACGAATACGGTAAAGCTATCGAAGCTCAGGGTTATGGTGTAACTAGCAAAATGCAGGTTCAAAGATAATCTTTAAAAAATGAAAAAAGGCGATTTCGTTTTCGCCTTTTTTTTATTCGTGAATTTGACGAAAGGGTGTTTTCATGGAAGCGACAAATACAGCAGCATACCGCCAAAATAATATTTGGCGCTGTATCATAACAGCATGTGGCTTGCTGATGATTATCATAACTATCGCTATTGGCGCATTCTTGTGCTATAAAGGGTTAGGAACATTTACGATATATGACCACAGTATTGGTGAATTCTTATTTTCATCTGAATGGAAACCAGCTGATAATGCTACTGGTGGTGGTAGCGTCGGTGCAGCTGTATTTATTTTCGGTTCAATTGTAACTTGTGCTTTAGCACTCGTTATAGCAACGCCATTTTCTTTGGCAAGTGCAATTTTCATGGTCGAAATATCACCGGGACTTGGTCGAAAAATTTTACAGCCAGCTGTTGAAATTTTTGTAGGTATTCCTTCAGTTGTATACGGCTGGATTGGTCTTACAATCTTAGTTCCATTTATCAAAGATTTATTTGATTTACAATTTGGTTTTTCTGTACTAGCAGCAGGTATCGTACTTGCCGTAATGATTTATCCAACAATAACAAGTTTATCTGCTGATGCACTTAGAAGTATTTCTAATTCTTCTCGTCAAGCTTCTTATGGGCTTGGTGCTACTCGCTGGCAGACAATCAGTAAAGTAGTTGTTCCAGCCGCTATTTCTGGTATTATGACTGCAATTGTACTCGGTCTTGCACGTGCTTTTGGTGAAGCACTCGCAGTTGCAATGGTTATTGGTAAAATGAAAGCCTTTCCTGAATCTATTTTATCCCCAACAAGTAACCTTACCGCAGCAATTGCCTCTGATATGGGAGGTGCGATGGAAGGTAGCGAATATAATTTAGCGTTATGGTCCATGGCACTGCTCCTATTTATAGTTTCTTTGTTATTTATCTTCGTTATCCATTATATTTCAGCTAAATCGGCTGAAGCTCAAGGAGGTAAAAAATAATGACAACAGTACAAAGAGCCAAGATGATGGATAAATTTATGACCGGCGTATTTTATGTTGTTGCTGGTTTCTTCCTCCTATTATTATTGGCATTTACTTTATACGTATTGATACAGGGTTTTGGTAATTTTACGCCAGATATGTTTTCTTTCTCGCGTAATGGTATAGGTAATCTGTTCTTCAACACAATATATTTAGTATTTTTATCTTTATTGATAAGCGTTCCACTTGGCGTTGCAGCTGGTACATATATGGCAGAATATGCTAAACCAGGTAAAGTTACTAAATCAATCCGCATGTGTATTGAAACATTGTCTTCTCTTCCATCTATCGTAGTTGGTTTGTTTGGTTATCTCGTATTTATCGTAATGACTCATTCTCAATGGAATTTATTTGCTGGTGCTCTTGCAGTTTCTATCTTGAGTTTACCTCTCATCACGACTGTAACAGAAGATGCTTTAAAATCTTTGCCACCAGGATATAAAAGTGGTAGCTTGGGCATGGGAGCAACACTTTGGCAGACAATTTACCATGTAATGCTTCCAGCTTGTATGCCACGCATAATGACAGGCGTTATCTTAGCTGCTGGTCGTGGCTTCGGTGAAGCGGCAGCACTTTTGTACACAGCTGGTATGAGTACAGATATCGTTTGGACAAACTGGAATATTTTTTCACCGACATGCCCACTCAATCCATTTAGACCGGGTGAAACTTTAGCACTTAATATTTGGGCATCGCGTACAGAAGCGTTAGCTCCTAATGCAGCAGATATTGCTAATTTATCTTCAGCTATTTTGATGGTTATGGTATTTGCTTTTAGTTTAGGTGCTCGTTATTTGAGTAGTTATCTGGATAAAAAAGCAGGAGGAAAAAAATAAATGACTGATTTTAAATTTGATGTAGAAAGCTTGGATTTGTATTATGGCAGTTTCAAAGCTTTAAAAGATATTAATATACAGATTAAAAAGAATGAGATTACAGCTTTAATCGGCCCTTCCGGTTGTGGTAAATCTACTTTCTTAAAAACTTTAAATCGCATGAATGACCTCGTTGAAGGTTGTAAAGTTGAAGGCACTATTAAACTTGATGGGCAGGATATATACAATGAACTTGACCCTATTACTTTGCGTCGCCGTGTAGGTATGGTATTCCAACAGCCAAATCCATTTCCAAAAAGCATTTATGATAATGTAGCTTATGGTCCAAGAATTCATGGCATAAGCAAGAAAAGTAAACTTGATGAAATTGTAGAACGCAGTTTGCGCCAAGCAGCTATTTGGGACGAACTCAAAGACCGCTTAAATAAATCTGCTCTTGGTCTTTCTGGTGGTCAACAGCAACGTTTATGTATCGCTAGAACTCTTGCAGTACAGCCAGATGTAATCTTAATGGACGAACCGACATCAGCACTTGACCCTATTTCTACAGGAAAAATTGAAGATTTAGCATTGGAATTAAAAAAAGATTATACAATTGTAATCGTAACACACAATATGCAGCAAGCCAGCCGTATTTCAGATAAAACAGCATTTTTCTTGCTCGGGGATTTAATTGAATTTGGCGATACAAAAGAATTATTTGCTAATCCTAAAAATCCAAAAACAGAAGAATATATTACAGGTCGATTTGGCTGATATAGTGGAGGTATTTTATAAATGGCAATAAGAGTCAATTACACAAATGAACTTAATAGTCTTGTAAATGATGTGCGAGTTGTAGGTGCACAGCTTGAAGAAACATTCAATAAGGTTATTAAAAATTTAGATGATAAAGATGTAGCTTTAGCAAAGTCAATCAGAAAAGATGATAAAATCTTCAATGAAAAAGAACACAATATCATGCAAAAATGTTTGACTTTGGTATTAACTCAAGCTCCAGTTGCAACAGATTGGCGTGAAATTGCTTCCATCATGGAAATGATTATAGACATTGAACGCATCGCCGACCACTGTAGTGATATTTCTAAATATACAGCTGTTTTATCAGAACTTGAAGATGTTGAAATCCCAGATTATTTTGCTTCTATGATTGAAGCAACACGTGATATGCTCAAAGATTGTTTAGCTTGCTTTAGTGAAAATAATGCTGATTTAGCTAAAAAAATCATAGAAAGAGATGAAGTAGTAGATAAATACTTCTCACGTTATCGTAAAGATACGATAGAATTGATAAAAGAAAATCCTGATAATGCAGAACAGTATATTGATTATCTATTGATTGCAAAATATATAGAACGCATCGCAGACCATACAACAAATATTGCTGAATGGGTTATCTATATAGCTAAGAATGAATTAAAATAAAAAATATCGTACGATATGAAGAAGGAATATAGGCAAAAAGCGTGTATTCCTTCTTTTTTTAGATAAAAACCTATTAATTTAATATAAAAATAATAGTTATTAATGAGTTTTAATTGTGATATAATGTATGTGAAAAATTGAGTTCAAAATAGAAAGGATTGAGATTTATGAACGAAACTTATGTTTATAAACCTACAAAGAAGATAGAAGAAATACTCAATGCTGTTACACATGGAATAGGTACAATCTTAGCCGTAATAGGGCTTATAGCTATGCTTTTTTATGGCTATGATAAAGGCGCATTGCATATGACAAGTATAATTGTCTACGGCGTTTCGATGATTTTACTCTATCTTGCGTCGACACTGTATCATAGTTTTAGTTTTTGCAGTCAAAAGGTGCAATCGGTATTTAAATGTATTGACCATTCTGCAATTTACTTATTGATTGCTGGAAACTATACACCTTTTGCCTTGATTGCACTTTATGGCACTTTGGGCTGGGCTGTGTTTGGCATAGTATGGGGACTTGCGATTGCTGGCGTTGTCTTTCAGATATTCTTCTACAATCGTTTTCGTGTTATAGGTACGATTTGTTATCTGGTGATGGGCTGGCTTGCAGTGACAATTGTAAAACCACTGCTTGATACATTATCGGTGGAAGCTATTTGGTGGCTTGTAATCGGCGGTGTATTTTATAGTATTGGCGCTATATTTTATTTAGTGCGCAAAATACCGTACAATCACGTTATCTGGCATGTATTCGTAATCTTGGGCAGTGTGGCACATTTTATAACAATTTTTTGCTATGTATTGCCACTAGAATTATAATGAATAAAATTTTATTAAGACCTTGGGATTAATTTCCTAAGGTCTTTGCATTTTAATAATAGAAATAGTATTTTCATGATTAAAACTTGATGTTTTGTCATAATATCAATTAATTTATTTTATTTATTAGATATGATAAGATTTTTATAAAATATTTTTTAGTAAATTATTGATAAAATTTTTTAAAGGAAAAATCAGGAAATAAAGCTAATATAATAGTAGTGAATACTTTTAAGGAGGGATAATTATGTCAGAAGAAAAATGGATTATGAATGAGGAAGAAATAGATAGAGAAGTTGAGTCCTTATGCCGTTGGGCAGCAGGTCGTGCGGGTGTAATTGTAGTTGCTCCAGTAGTGGGACAGATTGCTTTAGCTGCAAATGAAGTTTATTTAATTAAGCGTATTGCTAATTTATATGGTAAAAATTTTGATGAAGCAGCGAGTTGTGCATTCATAAGTGCTTTAGGTGGCACATTTGTAGGCCAAAGTTTAGCAACGCTCATACCATTTCCACCACTTCAAATTCCAATTGGCATGGGTGTAACGTATGCAGTAGGTAAAGCAGCAAATGCTTGGATAAAAGATGGTATGCCAGATTTAGATGATTTTACAGATAAATATAAGGATATTTTTCAAAAAGCAAAAGATGATGCAAAATCAATGGTAGATATATTTAAGAAAGAACCGAATAAAGATAAGCCACTAGGTGATGAAAATAAGGATTTTAAATTTTAAAATAAGTGTAGAGAGGATTTTATTTTATGCGCAGTGCATTTGACATTATTGGACCGATTATGATAGGACCCTCTAGTTCACATACAGCAGGAGCTGTAAGACTAGGGCTTATGGCAAAAGAAATTTTAGTAGAACCTGTAAAATCTGTAGAAATAAAATTGCATGGCTCTTTTGCTCAAACGTATAAGGGCCATGGTACAGATAGAGCTTTAATTGCGGGTATTATGGGTTTTAAACCAGATGATGAAAGAATTAGAGATGCGTTACAGATTGCGACAGAAAATAATATAAAATACAGTTTTGAAAAAGTTAATTTAGATGATGTGCATCCTAATACAGCTATTATAAAATTAACGGGAATATCTGGTCATGTTGTCAGCGTGCAAGGCGCTTCTATTGGCGGGGGAAATATTGTTATTTCATATATAAATGATTTTGAGGTAAATTTAAGTGGAAA
The window above is part of the Megamonas hypermegale genome. Proteins encoded here:
- a CDS encoding YajQ family cyclic di-GMP-binding protein, whose amino-acid sequence is MAKDSSFDIVSQVNMQEMSNAVNQTEKEISQRYDFRGSTASIELEEKSIKIAAEDDYKLNAIVDILRARMAKRGIPLRCLEPGKIEDAAKGTVRQSINIVQGISKEKAKAIIAAIKATKLKVNTQMQGDQVRVSGAKKDDLQAVIQTLKAGDFGIDLQFINMR
- the pstA gene encoding phosphate ABC transporter permease PstA; the protein is MTTVQRAKMMDKFMTGVFYVVAGFFLLLLLAFTLYVLIQGFGNFTPDMFSFSRNGIGNLFFNTIYLVFLSLLISVPLGVAAGTYMAEYAKPGKVTKSIRMCIETLSSLPSIVVGLFGYLVFIVMTHSQWNLFAGALAVSILSLPLITTVTEDALKSLPPGYKSGSLGMGATLWQTIYHVMLPACMPRIMTGVILAAGRGFGEAAALLYTAGMSTDIVWTNWNIFSPTCPLNPFRPGETLALNIWASRTEALAPNAADIANLSSAILMVMVFAFSLGARYLSSYLDKKAGGKK
- a CDS encoding GNAT family N-acetyltransferase; amino-acid sequence: MIIGNDFEAIMYIRNYQKSDLKSIIFLFRETVHSVNSKDYTQEQVKIWAPEKIDEKSWHLSLLSHYTLVAIDKEKIVGFVDLDKNYVDRLYVAKDYQRQKIATRLMDKIENHAKKQGQISLYSHVSITAKKFFLDRGYIVNKEQYVEKQNILFKNYVMEKFL
- a CDS encoding phosphate ABC transporter substrate-binding protein, which gives rise to MNWKKLASLGVVAMMSLSILGCGSDSASDKSGGDSASISGSVTGSGSSALLPLAKDAADKFKELHPEVSITLNGGGSGTGLKQVADGSVDIGNSDVAADTKLDKAVADGLVDHKVCVVTMAPVINKDIAAQVKSLTKQQLTDIFTAKVTNWKEVGGPDEPIVLVTRPSTSGTRALFKEFALGGAEEASNKSLETDDSGTLLQSIKDNKGAIGYVALSYLVNNKDVATVAVDGVEPTLENTYNGTYPIWGYEHMYTKGEPTGAVKAFLDFIMSDEYGKAIEAQGYGVTSKMQVQR
- the pstB gene encoding phosphate ABC transporter ATP-binding protein PstB, with the protein product MTDFKFDVESLDLYYGSFKALKDINIQIKKNEITALIGPSGCGKSTFLKTLNRMNDLVEGCKVEGTIKLDGQDIYNELDPITLRRRVGMVFQQPNPFPKSIYDNVAYGPRIHGISKKSKLDEIVERSLRQAAIWDELKDRLNKSALGLSGGQQQRLCIARTLAVQPDVILMDEPTSALDPISTGKIEDLALELKKDYTIVIVTHNMQQASRISDKTAFFLLGDLIEFGDTKELFANPKNPKTEEYITGRFG
- the pstC gene encoding phosphate ABC transporter permease subunit PstC; its protein translation is MEATNTAAYRQNNIWRCIITACGLLMIIITIAIGAFLCYKGLGTFTIYDHSIGEFLFSSEWKPADNATGGGSVGAAVFIFGSIVTCALALVIATPFSLASAIFMVEISPGLGRKILQPAVEIFVGIPSVVYGWIGLTILVPFIKDLFDLQFGFSVLAAGIVLAVMIYPTITSLSADALRSISNSSRQASYGLGATRWQTISKVVVPAAISGIMTAIVLGLARAFGEALAVAMVIGKMKAFPESILSPTSNLTAAIASDMGGAMEGSEYNLALWSMALLLFIVSLLFIFVIHYISAKSAEAQGGKK
- a CDS encoding type II secretion system protein GspD: MILWAVLNIGSIANANSIDVTGADIRQVLTAIASSGNLNLVLDDTVKGDVAVKLSDLSPQEMIRIIAQSNNYTYDMNDGVIYISKDNKQKTLQSIKINYLELDKAAKMVNLLINKGQATKVNNENKEEYNNVVIDRNENTLIFYATNEEYNKILNFIQQNDKAPRQVSLEAKVTAVQKDAAKDLGITWEWSKLPQSPSHDITYETITHTTQNDDGSYSQTTDYLPVDEVQRSWNGSDIVPGVIRFGKGVDGYPYEFYYEAKLSALISEGKANILARPNITTIQGNEAVINIGSEVPVPTVATTNATTTTSIEYREAGIILKCTPRVNEDGIITVKVHTEVSSPLYVEDMKAYRFQKRSADTTVRLKDGETMVIGGLIGKDEAKQMSKVPFLGDIPILGNLFKHIQNSKTDSEIMIFLTAKEVK
- a CDS encoding phosphoethanolamine transferase, which produces MELFIISKYYTFTTAGIISVIIGTNLHETIEFITMYFSWSYLIFIIALALCIYVLNYISKKVKLNNKLVILFLPYFCLYSLFYAIIPGKNLTECLTFTRLIAPVEQAVEDAIAFREIYTNMQNNVQILDKGRDIPNIVFILGESTSKGHMSLYGYPLETTPKMDKMAQNNELYVFKDVISSHAYTIGSLREVFTFHNYEATNKWYECNNLFDIMKKAGYKTYWLSNQETSGQWANVALAYANRCDYKKFTGIRQSYEKSYRADGELLPLLYEAMNNDSDKNFYVLHLMGCHGEYENRYTPDFTKFSDVDETKGIGIIKTQEAKTKRAQYDNAILYNDMIVTQIMEAFKDKDAIVIYMPDHGEEVYDLKNFNGHSDDNPTKSMLEIPFVIYTTEKFKQKYPLVDAQIRASVDKKYMTDDLIHTILDITGIKTPEFQETRSIINPYYNQERKRIFLDKDYDNWQ
- a CDS encoding ATP synthase subunit I; protein product: MHCPKCNHELDNNGNCPYCQSMQNVQTMSSSEANNYSGVTIEEENNFRKENSYQNRQNQTNTNYRQSYRPNGMKVRYIRLGGNSTSSWLTKGLIAIGGLAILGFFFFVALPVILTVLGAGIVAWLIFRFFKRY